The region gccaAGCTTATCAACATGTTTTGCAAACATTTCAGTACACATAtacttgtatttattaataaatcactttgtaatatatataaataaaggtaATTGTAACACTACCACTAACAtgccgatattttaatcttttttttttgttatttgattttattaaggaaattgtattttttttgttaatttttaaattaaaactatatttacaattttctactattaattttttgtttatacatatttactgGTATTAAGATAAATGGTGAACTTTTAACATGTCAGACTATCTAAAGTGTTatcgaataaaattattcaaaatttccgtatataaataccaaaatattttctcgcGATATATTCGACTAACGCGATATAGAACATagcaacttaaaaaaaatatttagttaataacgtaaaatgtattaaatttgtcatttaaaaaatattatttatgattggttgaatataaattgtaaacaaattgcaattgaaacaaaacatgggaagtatgtaatttagcaaatttGCAAAGTAGTGTAtaatttgctttaaaatttaattagaataatccatattaatttaatacccaCGTAACaatattatgatattaaaatatgtaggaACTGATCGTTTTCATTTGTCGAAGgttgtgaaaaataattatctttaaaattcagtCAGATATTTGTCGCTGACCtacgataattttaaatttcgttaTGCGAATATGTAATGCAttgttagaatattaattcttaCGTATTAATAATggtgattattttttacacatatagtgtatattataaattataatattttgacctttgaatttaaaaatttttgaaaataaatataaaatttgataataataaattataacattatttactGGGTATATAATATTGCAATatgttattaagaaataaaattataaactaccACATTTAATAGTATTCCTAAGTTAGTATTTATGATTGGTGAATTGACTTAAgtcattttattatgttttcggtaaaaattatctattttcattaaaattcataaacaaaTCCACGTTATCGCGTCTCTCTGTGGCTATAGACAAATAATACACTAGCCTTGAACCGCAtaagaaaaaagaacaaaaccGATATCAATGCCCGCCGTTCAAACTGGCCAATCCGATAATAAGAGCCGCACGTGCGCGTCCGTCACGTGTCTCAGCCGCgagtaatattttttcgaaAACTTACCGCCGCCGGTTCTTCGATCCACTGCTCCGAACCCTTGTAAACGTACTCCACCAGGTTCTCATTTGGAATTTTTGGTGCGGCACCCAGGGGAGATTGAATGATTCCCGTGGCCAATTCCCTGGTCTGAGAAGCACGTTTTATTTGTTGTCTCTTGGCGGTGAGCGAATAATTCCGTGCTTGGACAGTTTGCAGGCCCGAAATGATTGCCAAATTTTGGACCAAGGGTTGGTTGTACCTTAACACGAGCCTCGACATTCTAACTGCttcctgaaaataaattttaaattgccgTTTATTTATAACTGAAGCGCATGTGTTTGTTCTAATTCTATCTAATACACGaaacaaacaacaattaaactgACCAAAGTTCGAGCGCATTTAtgcattcattatttaaaaaattctccgCAAttcgttataattattaaagtataaaaataatgctaACCTTGGGTTCTTGATGTATTCCAGCGGGACGCTCCTTGTGGAtgccaaataattataaatgcgTTAAAAATTTGTGCGACGCTTAAAGGGTCTGTTTTGTTTGAGAGTCGGCCTGTTTATGTGTAtgcatacaaaataaaatgtgtgtgTGGATGTGATTCGGTGAGTCCGTTTCTAGCTGTTCAAAGTCCAAGTTTCTCCGCGGCCACAGCCTGAAAAATCCGTTGTTCGACGCTTGACTTTCACGAATACGATCGACAGACGCGAACTGTGTGCATTCAAAGTGGTTTTTCGAATTTTTGCATAAGCGTAGAATTTATATAGGTCCGCATAACAGGGCTATGACGTGGGAAGTAGGGGTAATAGCtttgtttataaagtttttggtACAGACTAAAATATAGACAATAGtattgataatataattacCATATATTTGAGCAATTTTAGctaattttaaaccaaatttacagatgttaattattatatgcaTCTCACATTTCAAAACGAAATACTAATGCTAGTAtatcgtataaataaatatgattttaattattaaaaaaagaatttcagCAGTGATAATTTAAtgcttatttacaatttattcatataattacaaacatttcacattttacaacatcaataatttaaaacaataatattattgctactataaaaaataacttgaattaaattgaataaaaaatattactagaaTAAATTGCTTTACCATAAGaggatatattatttaaatgttacgcACATGTAGGATACTAAAACAAGCATCACAAACTACAAATGTAATGTACTCTAAAATATGACAAGTTGATCCGTAATTAGGATTATGGGATATATTGAACAACATTTCTTCATACATTTTTTCACTTTTGTTGAAAAGTAacctttttgaaaaattaataatttaattttataatgaaacacaaaataagccgatttagtgaaatttattttagtagaaAGTACAAATTAtggttaatatattatacattaacaTTACATTATAATCTTGATTATAGAATTAATCTAATCATGATGACTTTTATAGTATAGTCATCATGttcattttacttattttttaataaacaaattcattagcattcatttaattaaaaaataaattaatataattataattaattaattctataaaatgaacATAATTACGTTTACTTTCATCATTtggtaataaaacaatatatcaacaaaaatttaattttgtacatgttATGAAGttcattcaatattaaatttattcaagttGCGTAAAAAgcaatcttaaaattaaaataaaatatacatagctttttttacatttaggatttttaattttgttcataaaaacaaTGTTATGCTAATCTTAtcactataaaaataactttgttattgtttaattacatGTGCTTCAATTGTATTTTGACTTTGATATGATcatattagtatattttcatatattattaccCTTGTATGAatctaataaactatttattttatgactgatcataaaattattatgttattattaaattgttactgattatgaaatattgttaattgtatGACATCCATCATTTtggtaaaaaagaaattagttgttaaagttgaaaattgaaaactaactTAACTAAAAAtgcatgtaaaataatatgctGTGTGcaggtaaatatatttataaatatacaaaatgctTTAAACAAATtcctcaaaattatttaacaaatctgTATTCCAATTCATAAATGCCAATAGACTGTTGTGTTTTCTCATCATAATCTACCCATTCTTTTTCTGAAagatcaatattttcatataaggTTCCACTTTCTTCAGCTTTGGCAATCCATCCTTCAACTGGTTTAAAATCAGTGGGCTCAAAACCTCGACAGAGAAAAGTTACAATAGGTTTGAATGATCCTTGATCTTTGCTTGTGTATTTCCCTTAAATAAACGTTtatgttgaaataaattagtttagttttattataagtgTTTACCATTGCTTTTCTCCTTAATTCCTAGACAATTTTCGCGTCCGCACAGCTTACATTTGGCAATATAGTGAGTTTCGGCTTTTGGAAATCTACTAG is a window of Aethina tumida isolate Nest 87 chromosome 7, icAetTumi1.1, whole genome shotgun sequence DNA encoding:
- the LOC109595849 gene encoding UPF0587 protein CG4646, producing MVTLEVKATLENIEEFYTNHPDYSFVIKLKCTSCGEESDKWHDVTENTTFPSRFPKAETHYIAKCKLCGRENCLGIKEKSNGKYTSKDQGSFKPIVTFLCRGFEPTDFKPVEGWIAKAEESGTLYENIDLSEKEWVDYDEKTQQSIGIYELEYRFVK